One region of gamma proteobacterium HIMB55 genomic DNA includes:
- a CDS encoding putative transcriptional regulator (PFAM: HxlR-like helix-turn-helix): protein MKWENINEQVCSVARALSIVGERWTLLIIRDAFKGTRRFEGFHKNLGVTRHRLAERLAMLVDEGVLTKVPYSTHPERFEYRLTRKGLGLYPVLMTLSQWGDQWLSDEHGAPVKYWHSGCASDCHAVLACTECGEPLRAEEVSAKNGAELSDYVAHLKQHGLPIPTDAELPKLAGEHRKTKTKGAVR from the coding sequence ATGAAATGGGAAAATATCAATGAGCAGGTGTGCTCTGTCGCTCGAGCGCTCTCTATCGTGGGAGAGCGATGGACTCTATTGATCATCCGCGACGCCTTTAAGGGCACACGACGCTTTGAAGGCTTTCACAAGAATTTAGGTGTGACACGTCACCGCCTCGCTGAGCGTCTGGCGATGCTGGTTGATGAGGGTGTACTCACCAAGGTGCCTTACAGCACACACCCTGAGCGCTTTGAATATCGGCTTACGCGAAAAGGGTTGGGACTTTACCCGGTTTTGATGACCTTAAGTCAGTGGGGTGATCAGTGGTTGAGTGATGAGCACGGTGCTCCGGTAAAGTATTGGCACAGTGGCTGTGCCAGTGACTGTCATGCGGTCTTGGCTTGCACCGAGTGTGGAGAGCCATTGCGGGCAGAAGAAGTCTCAGCTAAGAATGGCGCGGAACTCAGTGATTATGTGGCACACTTGAAGCAACACGGATTGCCAATACCGACCGATGCTGAGCTGCCGAAGCTGGCGGGTGAGCATCGCAAAACCAAGACTAAAGGAGCGGTTAGATGA